One segment of Ziziphus jujuba cultivar Dongzao chromosome 12, ASM3175591v1 DNA contains the following:
- the LOC125418593 gene encoding spermidine synthase 2, with amino-acid sequence MAQEIVAGDLPLKRPREEEENGVSVAMDTEGKKEPESISTVIPGWFSEISPMWPGEAHSLKVEKILFQGKSDYQNVMVFQSSTYGKVLVLDGVIQLTERDECAYQEMITHLPLCSIPNPKKVLVIGGGDGGVLREVSRHSSVEQIDICEIDKMVVEVSKQYFPDVAIGYQDPRVKLHIGDGVAFLKAVPEGTYDAVIVDSSDPIGPAQELFEKPFFESVARALRPGGVVCTQAESIWLHMHIIEDIVSNCRQIFKGSVNYAWTTVPTYPSGVIGFMLCSTEGPSVDFKHPVNPIDSNDNNISKRPLKFYNSEIHTAAFCLPSFARKVIDAKAK; translated from the exons ATGGCTCAAGAAATTGTTGCTGGTGATTTGCCATTGAAGAGACCcagagaagaggaagaaaatggGGTCTCGGTGGCTATGGATACTGAGGGTAAAAAAGAACCCGAGTCTATCTCTACTGTTATACCCGGGTGGTTCTCTGAGATTAGCCCAATGTGGCCTG GAGAGGCTCACTCCTTGAAAGTAGAGAAGATTTTGTTTCAGGGGAAGTCTGACTATCAGAACGTGATGGTTTTCCAG TCATCAACGTATGGAAAGGTTCTTGTTTTGGATGGGGTAATTCAGCTCACTGAAAGGGATGAATGTGCATATCAAGAAATGATTACTCACCTTCCCCTGTGctcaattccaaatccaaagaaG GTTTTGGTCATTGGTGGAGGAGATGGTGGGGTTCTACGGGAAGTTTCTCGCCATTCCTCTGTTGAGCAGATAGATATATGTGAAATTGACAAGATGGTGGTGGAA GTTTCTAAGCAGTACTTTCCTGATGTAGCAATTGGATATCAGGATCCCCGGGTGAAACTTCATATTGGTGATG GAGTTGCGTTTTTGAAAGCTGTACCAGAAGGAACTTATGATGCAGTTATCGTGGATTCTTCTGATCCAATAG gtCCTGCACAAGAGCTCTTTGAGAAACCCTTCTTTGAGTCAGTAGCAAGGGCCCTTCGTCCAGGTGGGGTGGTGTGTACTCAGGCAGAGAGTATATGGCTTCATATGCACATAATTGAGGACATTGTGTCAAATTGCCGCCAAATATTTAAAGGCTCGGTTAACTATGCATGGACTACAGTCCCGACATACCCAAG TGGGGTAATTGGCTTCATGCTCTGTTCTACTGAGGGCCCCTCTGTTGATTTTAAGCACCCTGTGAATCCAATTGATTCAAATGACAACAACATATCAAAAAGACCCTTGAAATTTTATAACTCTGAG ATTCATACAGCTGCTTTCTGCCTGCCATCTTTTGCGCGGAAGGTGATTGATGCTAAGGCAAAATGA
- the LOC107428621 gene encoding uncharacterized protein LOC107428621 — protein sequence METNLIMHNQKKGVLDILKKALQISSKNINFIIFILIISSPLFCFLVYYEFFLQKFLVETFENLYDPPDYFYYYWLEIFHIAERLNKKTFLEFIQLVFLYLVPLHLLEFCTVLVIVDLTSKIYSEERPMTLKDLLNMPVEVTRLKGTFITFVYVAILSVCTLLGLTWLVTTYFILLRSCFSYVLFAAVCGAIFVSVLTIYSALSAECNMSIVISILEGIYGVEALALSAYFSRGNYRCGLNLMLVFLLWGIGLRLPCLYFGCYEEGYGIVAQISLVCLGNALKWIVCVVYFHECKKQILEKKYDEEVGTDVSAVD from the coding sequence ATGGAAACCAACTTGATTATGCATAATCAGAAAAAGGGTGTCTTAGATATCCTCAAAAAAGCTCTCCAAATTTCTTCCAAAAACATCaacttcatcatcttcatccttaTCATCTCTTCTCCCCTGTTCTGCTTCTTAGTTTATTATGAATTTTTCCTCCAAAAGTTTCTTGTTGAAACCTTTGAAAATCTATATGATCCCCCTGATTACTTCTACTATTATTGGCTTGAAATATTTCACATAGCCGAAAGGCTGAACAAAAAAACCTTTCTAGAGTTTATTCAACTGGTATTTCTCTATCTGGTCCCACTCCATCTCCTAGAGTTCTGCACAGTGCTTGTGATCGTTGATTTGACATCGAAGATATATAGCGAAGAAAGACCAATGACTCTTAAGGATTTGCTAAACATGCCAGTTGAAGTGACAAGATTGAAAGGCACTTTTATCACATTTGTCTATGTTGCCATCTTATCAGTTTGTACCCTGCTCGGATTGACATGGTTAGTGACAACCTACTTTATCCTTTTACGGAGCTGTTTCTCTTATGTTCTTTTTGCAGCAGTATGTGGGGCAATTTTCGTATCAGTGCTAACCATTTACTCGGCATTAAGCGCAGAGTGCAATATGAGTATTGTGATTTCCATTCTGGAAGGGATATATGGGGTTGAAGCTTTGGCTTTATCAGCTTACTTCAGCAGAGGAAACTATCGGTGTGGACTTAATTTGatgcttgtttttcttttgtgggGAATTGGTTTGAGATTGCCATGCCTCTATTTTGGCTGCTATGAAGAAGGATATGGAATTGTCGCACAGATTAGCTTGGTGTGCCTGGGAAATGCTCTAAAATGGATTGTCTGTGTGGTATATTTCCATGAGtgcaaaaaacaaattttagaaaagaaatatgATGAGGAAGTAGGAACAGATGTCAGCGCTGTTGATTAA
- the LOC107428623 gene encoding U4/U6 small nuclear ribonucleoprotein Prp31 homolog: MATLADSFLADLDELSDNDADIIDEDDGEAANMEEDVDGDLADIENLNYDDLDSVSKLQNTQRYAEIMQKVEDALQKDSDASNQGVDQGIVLEDDPEYQLIVECNSLSVDIENEIVIIHNFIRDKYRLKFPELESLVHHPIDYARVVKKIGNEMDVTLVDLEGLLPSAIIMVVSVTASTTSGKPLPDEILQKTVDACDRALSLDSAKKKVLDFVESRMGYIAPNLSAIVGSAVAAKLMGTAGGLAALAKMPACNVQLLGAKKKNLAGFSTATSQFRLGYIEQTEIFQSTPPPLRMRACRLLAAKSTLAARVDSTRGDPSGGTGRAFREEIRKKIEKWQEPPPAKQPKPLPVPDSEPKKKRGGRRLRKMKERYAITDMRKLANRMQFGVPEESSLGDGLGEGYGMLGQAGSGKLRVSMGQSKLAAKFGKKFKEKQYGSSGATSGLTSSLAFTPVQGIELTNPQAHAHQLGSGTQSTYFSETGTFSKIKRT, translated from the exons ATG GCAACTTTGGCTGATTCTTTCCTTGCTGACCTAGATGAGCTATCTGACAATGATGCCGATATTATT GATGAAGATGATGGAGAGGCCGCAAACATGGAGGAAGATGTTGATGGGGACTTGGCAGACATAGAAAATCTAAATTATGATGATCTGGATAGCGTTTCGAAATTGCAGAATACACAGAGATATGCTGAAATAATGCAG AAAGTGGAAGATGCACTTCAGAAAGATTCTGATGCCTCAAATCAGGGAGTAGATCAGGGGATAGTCCTGGAAGATGATCCTGAATACCAGCTGATTGTGGAATGCAACTCCTTGTCGGTTGACATTGAAAACGAAATTGTTATTATCCACAATTTTATTCGTGACAAGTACCGTTTGAAATTTCCAGAGCTTGAATCACTTGTGCATCACCCAATTGATTATGCTCGAGTTGTTAAGAAGATTGGAAATGAGATGGATGTAACCCTTGTTGATTTAGAGGGTCTTCTACCTTCCGCAATTATTATGGTAGTGTCAGTTACAGCATCAACTACTAGTGGCAAGCCACTACCAGATGAAATTCTTCAGAAAACAGTTGATGCTTGTGACCGAGCCCTTTCTCTTGATTCAGCAAAGAAAAAGGTTCTTGATTTTGTGGAAAGTAGAATGGGATATATCGCACCAAACCTTTCTGCGATCGTTGGGAGTGCTGTTGCTGCAAAACTTATGGGCACTGCTGGTGGTCTTGCTGCATTGGCTAAGATGCCTGCTTGTAATGTGCAGCTTCTTGGTGCCAAGAAAAAAAACCTTGCTGGGTTTTCTACTGCAACATCGCAATTCCGTCTAGGTTACATCGAGCAGACAGAAATATTTCAAAGTACACCTCCTCCTTTGAGGATGCGTGCTTGCAGACTCTTGGCTGCAAAGTCAACACTTGCTGCACGAGTAGATTCCACAAGAGGAGATCCATCTGGAGGCACTGGAAGGGCTTTCCGAGAAGAGATCCGAAAGAAAATTGAGAAGTGGCAAGAGCCTCCTCCTGCTAAGCAACCTAAACCACTTCCAGTTCCTGATTCTGAGCCCAAAAAGAAGAGAGGTGGTCGTCGGCTTAGGAAAATGAAGGAAAG GTACGCAATAACAGACATGCGGAAGCTGGCTAATAGGATGCAATTTGGTGTGCCTGAAGAGAGTTCTTTAG GGGACGGACTGGGGGAAGGTTATGGAATGCTTGGTCAGGCTGGGAGTGGCAAGTTGCGTGTATCAATGGGTCAGAGTAAACTTGCTGCAAAATTTGGCAAAAA GTTCAAGGAAAAGCAATATGGAAGCAGTGGTGCTACATCTGGATTGACTTCAAGTTTAGCATTTACACCTGTGCAG GGGATTGAGCTCACGAATCCACAGGCTCATGCACACCAGCTTGGTAGTGGAACGCAGAGCACCTACTTTTCTGAAACGGGAACTTTTTCAAAGATCAAGAGGACCTGA